A genomic window from Klebsiella quasipneumoniae subsp. quasipneumoniae includes:
- a CDS encoding helix-turn-helix transcriptional regulator — translation MNTSDNHALGDFLRARRQRLDPATFGFPAGRRRTPGLRREEVAQLASISPTWYTWLEQGRGGAPSREVLERIARGLRLTTPEREHLFILAFGHPPQTRLTITDDMTPRLQRVLDAFAIPAIIRTASWDVIAWNAAAARVLTDYGQLPLAERNVLRRLFTRPEARCTLEDWQTVGQLIVNAFRADVTRMGATTETDQLIAELSQQSVEFARFWQSHDVAGHGEGYKRIHHPQMGPLDLEFTSFAVEGRPDLSLLVFNPATTESQRKIHGLLQASGSSSGEY, via the coding sequence ATGAACACTTCTGACAATCATGCTTTAGGTGATTTTCTCCGCGCCAGGCGCCAGCGTCTCGACCCGGCAACGTTTGGCTTCCCGGCGGGACGCCGGCGCACGCCGGGCCTGCGCCGTGAAGAGGTCGCCCAGCTCGCCAGCATCAGCCCGACCTGGTATACCTGGCTTGAACAGGGGCGCGGCGGGGCGCCTTCCCGCGAGGTGCTGGAGCGGATCGCCCGCGGTCTGCGGCTGACCACCCCGGAGCGCGAACATCTGTTTATACTCGCCTTCGGCCATCCGCCGCAGACCCGTTTGACGATCACAGATGATATGACGCCGCGGCTGCAGCGGGTGCTCGATGCCTTCGCCATTCCGGCGATTATCCGTACCGCCAGCTGGGACGTGATCGCCTGGAACGCGGCGGCGGCCAGGGTGCTGACCGACTACGGCCAGCTGCCGCTGGCGGAGCGCAACGTGCTGCGCCGCCTGTTTACCCGGCCTGAGGCCCGCTGCACCCTGGAGGACTGGCAGACGGTGGGGCAGCTTATCGTTAATGCCTTTCGCGCCGACGTCACGCGGATGGGCGCCACGACGGAAACTGACCAGCTGATCGCGGAGCTCAGCCAGCAGAGTGTCGAGTTCGCCCGTTTCTGGCAAAGCCACGACGTCGCCGGCCACGGCGAGGGCTATAAGCGCATTCACCACCCGCAGATGGGCCCGCTCGATCTGGAGTTCACCTCTTTTGCCGTGGAGGGCCGCCCCGATCTGTCGCTGCTGGTTTTCAACCCGGCGACGACGGAGAGCCAGCGCAAAATTCACGGCCTGCTTCAGGCGTCGGGATCCTCATCGGGGGAGTACTGA
- a CDS encoding SDR family oxidoreductase → MMRIFLTGASGFIGSRILPALQASGHQVIGLVRSDATAQALEAAGVEVRRGTLDAPDSLLAGVESADAVIHTAFDHDFSRFAANCEKDRQAILTMGQALRGSARPLVITSGTLMGDDGSGAPARESCFNAAHPSPRTASELAGQQLLEAGVDVRVVRLPQVHDTVRQGLLTSYIERAVASGAVALRGEGNHRWSAAHVDDVARLYVSALLQGAAGERYHAVAEEGIALREIAAVIARGLNLPLTQLDEAQADAWFGWFAPFTALDLRASSAWTRERLQWQPVGPGLLEDLRNMDYQKVTLSR, encoded by the coding sequence ATAATGCGTATATTTCTTACCGGCGCGAGCGGATTTATCGGCTCGCGTATTCTTCCGGCGCTGCAGGCGTCGGGCCATCAGGTTATCGGCCTCGTGCGCAGCGACGCCACGGCGCAGGCCCTGGAAGCGGCAGGGGTCGAGGTGCGCCGCGGCACGCTGGACGCCCCCGATTCGCTGCTGGCGGGCGTCGAGAGCGCCGACGCGGTGATCCATACCGCTTTCGACCACGACTTCAGCCGCTTTGCCGCCAACTGCGAGAAAGACCGCCAGGCGATCCTCACCATGGGCCAGGCGCTGCGGGGCAGCGCGCGGCCGCTGGTCATCACCTCCGGCACGCTGATGGGCGACGACGGGAGCGGCGCCCCGGCCCGCGAGTCGTGCTTTAACGCCGCGCACCCCAGCCCGCGGACCGCCTCAGAACTTGCCGGCCAGCAGCTGCTGGAGGCGGGAGTGGACGTCCGGGTCGTTCGCCTGCCGCAGGTGCATGACACCGTGCGCCAGGGGCTGCTGACCAGCTATATCGAACGCGCGGTCGCCAGCGGCGCGGTGGCCTTGCGCGGCGAGGGGAACCACCGCTGGTCCGCCGCTCATGTCGATGACGTCGCGCGCCTGTACGTCAGCGCACTGCTGCAGGGCGCTGCGGGCGAGCGCTACCATGCGGTGGCTGAAGAGGGGATCGCATTACGGGAGATTGCCGCAGTCATCGCCCGGGGCTTAAATCTGCCGCTGACCCAGCTGGATGAAGCCCAGGCTGACGCCTGGTTCGGCTGGTTTGCCCCCTTTACCGCCCTTGACCTGCGCGCCAGCTCGGCATGGACTCGCGAGCGATTGCAGTGGCAGCCGGTCGGCCCCGGGCTGCTGGAGGATTTACGGAATATGGATTATCAAAAAGTGACGTTGTCACGATAA
- the sapA gene encoding ABC transporter substrate-binding protein SapA, producing MRLKLSSLLAAVSLLCGQAFAAPALPDRADIRDSGFVYCVSGQVNTFNPQKVSSGLIVDTLAAQIYDRLLDVDPYTYRLVPELAESWEVLDNGATYRFHLRRHVPFQRTAWFSPTRDFNADDVIFTFGRIFNRDHPWHNVNGSSFPYFDSLQFADSVESVRKLDNQTVEFRLKRPDASFLWHLATHYASITSAEYAARLTQDDRQEQLDRQPVGTGPFQLSEYRSGQYVRLQRHPGYWRGKPLMPQVVVDLGSGGIGRLSKLLTGECDVLAWPAASQLTILRDDPRLRLTLRPGMNIAWLAFNTAKPPLDNPEVRHALALAINNQRLMQSIYYGTAETAASMLPRASWAYDNDAKITEYNPQEARTRLKALGLENLTLKLWVPTSSQAWNPSPLKTAELIQADMAQIGVKVIIMPVEGRFQEARLMDMNHDLTLSGWATDSNDPDSFFRPLLSCAAIASQTNFAHWCNREFDDVLQKALLSQQLSSRMDAYKEAQRILARELPVLPLASSLRLQAYRYDMKGLVLSPFGNASFAGVSREKTEEVKKP from the coding sequence ATGCGCCTGAAATTGTCATCTCTCCTGGCAGCGGTTTCCCTGCTGTGTGGGCAGGCTTTTGCCGCCCCTGCGCTCCCCGACCGCGCCGATATTCGCGACAGCGGTTTCGTCTATTGCGTCAGCGGCCAGGTTAATACCTTTAATCCGCAGAAAGTGAGCAGCGGCCTGATCGTCGATACGCTGGCCGCGCAGATCTACGATCGCCTGCTTGACGTCGACCCTTATACCTATCGGCTGGTCCCCGAGCTGGCGGAGAGCTGGGAAGTCCTCGATAACGGCGCCACCTACCGCTTTCACCTGCGCCGCCACGTCCCGTTTCAACGCACGGCATGGTTCTCCCCGACGCGGGATTTCAACGCCGATGACGTGATTTTCACCTTTGGCCGCATTTTTAACCGCGATCACCCCTGGCACAACGTCAACGGCAGCAGCTTCCCCTACTTCGACAGCCTGCAGTTTGCTGACAGCGTGGAGAGCGTCCGCAAGCTCGATAATCAGACCGTGGAGTTTCGCCTCAAGCGGCCGGATGCATCATTCCTCTGGCATCTGGCCACCCACTATGCGTCGATTACCTCCGCCGAATATGCCGCCCGCTTAACGCAGGACGATCGTCAGGAACAGCTCGATCGCCAGCCGGTGGGCACCGGCCCGTTCCAGCTGTCTGAGTACCGCTCCGGGCAGTATGTTCGCCTGCAGCGCCACCCCGGCTACTGGCGCGGCAAGCCGTTGATGCCGCAGGTGGTGGTTGACCTCGGCTCCGGTGGAATCGGCCGCCTGTCGAAACTGCTGACCGGCGAATGCGACGTGCTGGCCTGGCCGGCCGCCAGCCAGTTGACGATCCTGCGTGACGACCCGCGCCTGCGCCTGACGCTGCGTCCGGGGATGAACATTGCCTGGCTGGCCTTCAACACCGCCAAGCCGCCGCTGGACAACCCGGAGGTGCGCCACGCGCTGGCGCTGGCCATTAACAACCAGCGCCTGATGCAGTCTATCTACTATGGCACCGCGGAGACGGCGGCGTCGATGCTGCCGCGCGCCTCGTGGGCCTACGATAACGACGCTAAGATTACCGAATATAATCCCCAGGAGGCCCGCACCCGCCTGAAGGCCCTGGGGCTGGAAAATCTGACCCTCAAGCTGTGGGTTCCCACCAGCTCGCAGGCGTGGAACCCCAGTCCGTTGAAAACAGCAGAGCTGATCCAGGCGGATATGGCGCAGATTGGCGTCAAGGTGATCATCATGCCGGTGGAGGGGCGCTTCCAGGAGGCGCGGCTGATGGACATGAACCATGACCTGACGCTCTCCGGCTGGGCGACGGACAGTAACGATCCGGACAGCTTCTTCCGACCGCTGCTGAGCTGCGCGGCGATCGCCTCGCAAACCAACTTCGCCCACTGGTGTAACCGGGAATTTGATGACGTGCTGCAAAAAGCGCTGCTCTCGCAGCAGCTCTCCTCGCGGATGGACGCTTACAAAGAGGCCCAGCGCATCCTCGCTCGTGAACTGCCGGTCCTGCCGCTGGCCTCATCGCTGCGGTTGCAGGCCTATCGCTATGATATGAAAGGCCTGGTGCTTAGCCCCTTCGGTAACGCTTCGTTCGCTGGCGTATCGCGGGAGAAAACCGAAGAGGTGAAAAAACCATGA
- the sapB gene encoding putrescine export ABC transporter permease SapB, which translates to MIIFTLRRLLLLLVTLFFLTFVGFSLSYFTPHAPLQGATLWNAWLFWFEGVLHWDFGVSSINGQLISEQLREVFPATMELCILAFGFALLIGIPVGMIAGVMRNKWPDTLISAVALVGFSIPVFWLALLLTLFFSLTLGWLPVSGRFDLLYEVKNVTGFALIDAWLSDSPWRHEMIVSAARHMVLPVLTLAVAPTTEVIRLMRISTSEVYDTNYVKAAATRGVSRRKILLRHVLHNALPPVIPRLGLQFSTMLTLAMITEMVFSWPGLGRWLINAIRQQDYAAISAGVMVIGALVIIVNVISDILGAMANPLKHKEWYALR; encoded by the coding sequence ATGATTATTTTTACCCTGCGCCGTCTGCTGCTGTTGCTGGTCACCCTCTTTTTTCTGACCTTTGTCGGCTTCAGCCTGAGCTACTTCACTCCCCATGCCCCGCTGCAGGGCGCGACCCTGTGGAATGCATGGCTGTTCTGGTTTGAAGGGGTGCTGCACTGGGATTTTGGCGTCTCCAGCATTAACGGCCAGCTGATTTCCGAGCAGCTGCGCGAGGTGTTCCCGGCGACCATGGAGCTGTGCATCCTCGCCTTCGGCTTTGCCCTGCTGATTGGCATTCCGGTGGGGATGATCGCCGGCGTGATGCGCAACAAATGGCCCGATACCCTGATCAGCGCCGTCGCGCTGGTCGGTTTCTCGATCCCGGTCTTCTGGCTGGCGCTGCTCCTGACCCTCTTCTTCTCCCTGACCCTCGGCTGGCTTCCGGTCTCCGGCCGCTTCGACCTGCTGTATGAGGTGAAAAACGTCACCGGTTTCGCGCTGATTGACGCCTGGCTTTCGGACTCGCCGTGGCGCCATGAGATGATCGTCAGCGCCGCCCGGCATATGGTGCTGCCGGTGCTGACCCTGGCGGTAGCCCCCACTACCGAAGTGATCCGCCTGATGCGCATCAGCACCAGCGAGGTCTATGACACCAACTACGTCAAGGCGGCCGCCACCCGCGGCGTCTCGCGACGCAAAATTTTACTGCGCCACGTGCTGCACAACGCCCTGCCGCCGGTGATCCCGCGCCTCGGCCTGCAGTTTTCCACCATGCTCACCCTGGCGATGATCACGGAGATGGTATTCAGCTGGCCAGGGCTGGGCCGGTGGCTTATCAACGCCATTCGTCAGCAGGACTACGCGGCGATCTCCGCCGGAGTGATGGTGATTGGCGCGCTGGTGATTATTGTCAACGTGATTTCCGATATTCTCGGTGCCATGGCTAACCCACTGAAACATAAGGAATGGTATGCCCTACGATAG
- the sapC gene encoding putrescine export ABC transporter permease SapC: MPYDSVYLEKRPPGALRTVWRKFYGDTTAMIGLYGCAGLLLLCVFGGWFAPYGIDQQFLGYQLLPPSWSRYGEVSFFLGTDDLGRDVLSRLLSGAAPTVGGAFVVTLGATLFGLVLGVIAGSTHGLRSAVMNHILDTLLSIPSLLLAIIVVAFAGPHLSHAMFAVWLALLPRMVRSVYSMVHDELEKEYIIAARLDGASTLNILLFAILPNIASGLVTEITRALSMAILDIAALGFLDLGAQLPSPEWGAMLGDALELIYVAPWTVMLPGAAIMLSVLLVNLLGDGIRRAIIAGVE, encoded by the coding sequence ATGCCCTACGATAGCGTTTATCTGGAAAAGCGTCCGCCCGGCGCGCTGCGCACCGTATGGCGTAAATTCTATGGCGACACCACGGCGATGATCGGCCTGTACGGCTGCGCGGGGCTGCTGCTGCTTTGCGTCTTCGGCGGCTGGTTCGCCCCCTACGGCATCGACCAGCAGTTCCTCGGCTACCAGCTGCTGCCGCCATCGTGGTCGCGCTATGGGGAAGTCTCTTTCTTCCTCGGAACCGATGACCTGGGGCGCGATGTGCTCAGCCGACTGCTGAGCGGCGCGGCGCCGACCGTCGGCGGCGCTTTTGTCGTCACCCTCGGCGCCACGCTGTTTGGCCTGGTGCTGGGCGTCATTGCCGGATCGACCCACGGCCTGCGCTCGGCGGTGATGAACCATATCCTCGATACCCTGCTCTCCATCCCCTCGCTGCTGTTGGCGATCATCGTCGTCGCCTTTGCCGGGCCGCACCTCAGCCATGCGATGTTTGCCGTCTGGCTGGCGTTGCTGCCGCGCATGGTGCGCTCCGTCTACAGCATGGTCCACGATGAGCTGGAGAAAGAGTACATCATCGCCGCCCGCCTCGACGGGGCGTCGACGCTGAATATTCTGCTGTTCGCCATCCTGCCCAATATCGCCTCCGGCCTGGTGACCGAGATCACCCGCGCCCTGTCGATGGCTATTCTGGATATCGCCGCGCTGGGCTTTCTTGACCTCGGCGCTCAGCTGCCTTCGCCGGAATGGGGAGCGATGCTGGGCGATGCGCTGGAGCTTATCTATGTTGCGCCGTGGACCGTGATGCTGCCCGGGGCCGCGATTATGCTCAGCGTACTGCTGGTCAACCTGCTGGGCGACGGTATTCGCCGGGCGATCATTGCCGGGGTAGAATAA
- the sapD gene encoding putrescine export ABC transporter ATP-binding protein SapD: MPLLDIRHLTIEFKTNEGWVKAVDRVSLTLTEGEIRGLVGESGSGKSLIAKAICGVTKDNWRVTADRMRFDDIDLLRLSNRERRKLIGHNVSMIFQEPQSCLDPSERIGQQLIQSIPGWTYKGRWWQRLGWRKRRAIELLHRVGIKDHKDAMRSFPYQLTEGECQKVMIAIALANQPRLLIADEPTNAMEPTTQAQIIRLLTRLNQNNNTTILLISHDLQMLSKWADKINVMYCGQTVESGPSEELITLPHHPYTQALIRAIPDFGSAMPHKSRLNTLPGAIPLLEQLPIGCRLGPRCPYAQRECIETPRLTGARNHLYACHFPLNMEKE, encoded by the coding sequence ATGCCGTTACTCGATATTCGTCACTTAACCATCGAATTTAAAACCAACGAAGGCTGGGTAAAAGCCGTCGACCGCGTCAGCCTGACCCTGACCGAAGGCGAAATCCGTGGCCTGGTGGGGGAATCCGGCTCCGGGAAGAGCCTGATCGCCAAAGCTATCTGCGGCGTGACAAAAGACAACTGGCGGGTCACGGCCGACCGCATGCGTTTCGACGACATCGATCTGCTGCGGCTGTCGAACCGCGAGCGCCGGAAACTGATCGGCCACAACGTGTCGATGATATTCCAGGAGCCCCAGTCGTGCCTCGACCCCTCTGAGCGCATCGGCCAGCAGCTGATCCAGAGTATCCCTGGCTGGACCTACAAGGGCCGCTGGTGGCAGCGGCTGGGCTGGCGTAAACGTCGGGCCATCGAGCTGTTGCACCGCGTCGGGATTAAAGATCACAAAGACGCCATGCGCAGCTTCCCCTATCAGCTGACCGAAGGCGAGTGCCAGAAGGTGATGATTGCCATCGCCCTGGCCAACCAGCCGCGCCTGCTGATCGCCGATGAACCGACTAACGCTATGGAGCCCACGACGCAGGCGCAGATTATCCGCCTGCTGACGCGGCTCAACCAGAACAACAACACCACCATTTTGCTGATCAGCCACGATCTGCAGATGCTCAGCAAATGGGCGGATAAAATCAACGTCATGTACTGCGGGCAGACGGTGGAGAGCGGGCCCAGCGAAGAGCTGATCACCCTGCCGCATCACCCCTACACCCAAGCGTTAATCCGCGCGATCCCGGATTTTGGCAGCGCCATGCCGCATAAAAGCCGTCTCAACACCCTGCCGGGGGCGATACCGCTGCTGGAGCAGCTGCCCATCGGCTGTCGGCTGGGGCCGCGCTGCCCGTACGCCCAGCGCGAGTGTATTGAAACCCCGCGTCTTACCGGGGCGCGCAATCACCTGTACGCCTGTCATTTCCCGCTGAACATGGAGAAAGAGTGA
- the sapF gene encoding putrescine export ABC transporter ATP-binding protein SapF — MVETLLEVRQLSKTFRYRTGWFHRQTVEAVKPLSFTLRERQTLAIIGENGSGKSTLAKMLAGMVEPTSGEVLIDDHPLTFGDYSYRSQKIRMIFQDPSTSLNPRQRISQILDFPLRLNTDLDAEARQKQIIDTLRMVGLLPDHVSYYPHMLAPGQKQRLGLARALILRPKVIVCDEALASLDMSMRSQLINLMLELQEKQGISYIYVTQHLGMMKHISDQVLVMHNGEVVERGSTADVLASPLHDLTRRLIAGHFGEALTADAWRKDGK; from the coding sequence ATGGTCGAAACATTGCTGGAAGTGCGCCAACTCAGTAAGACCTTTCGCTATCGCACCGGCTGGTTTCACCGCCAGACGGTGGAGGCGGTTAAGCCGCTAAGTTTTACCCTGCGCGAACGGCAGACGCTGGCGATTATCGGCGAGAATGGCTCCGGAAAATCCACCCTCGCGAAGATGCTGGCGGGCATGGTGGAGCCCACCAGCGGCGAGGTGCTGATCGATGACCATCCGCTGACCTTCGGGGATTACTCCTACCGCAGCCAGAAGATTCGCATGATCTTTCAGGATCCGTCGACGTCGCTAAACCCGCGCCAGCGTATCTCGCAGATCCTCGATTTTCCGCTGCGGCTGAATACCGACCTCGACGCCGAAGCGCGGCAGAAACAGATCATCGACACCCTGCGCATGGTCGGCCTGCTGCCGGACCACGTCAGCTACTATCCCCATATGCTGGCCCCGGGTCAGAAGCAGCGTCTTGGCCTCGCCCGGGCGCTGATCCTGCGCCCGAAGGTCATCGTCTGCGATGAGGCGCTGGCCTCGCTGGATATGTCGATGCGTTCCCAGCTCATCAACCTGATGCTGGAGCTGCAGGAGAAACAGGGCATCTCTTACATCTATGTCACCCAGCACCTGGGAATGATGAAGCACATCAGCGATCAGGTGCTGGTGATGCATAACGGGGAAGTGGTTGAGCGCGGCAGCACCGCCGATGTGCTGGCCTCACCGTTGCACGACCTGACCCGACGCCTGATCGCCGGCCACTTCGGTGAGGCTCTCACCGCCGACGCCTGGCGCAAAGACGGCAAATAG
- the hutH gene encoding histidine ammonia-lyase yields the protein MKMIQWGDAPIRWQEVACVARGEATLSLSDSAWSRIAQGRAIVQHIVKAGEVAYGINTGLGALCNITLPEAQLHQLSRNTLLSHACGVGPLLEVAPTRAIMCAAVANFSHGKSGISAGIVQQLLAFLQHGVTPQVPSQGSVGYLTHMAHIGLALMGVGDVLWQGRTWSAAEVLSQLDLQPIAPGAKEGLSLVNGTPCMTGLACLALDDAERLMNWADVTGAMSFEALRGQLVAFDAEILALKASPGIQTSGQRLRELLADSRLLAESEGLRTQDALSLRSMPQVHGACRDQFSHAQTQINIELNACTDNPLILGTVEQWRVVSQAHPHGESVAMACDLLAIAMAELGAIAERRLDRLVNPLVSGLPAFLVARPGVNSGMMIAQYVAASLCAENKQLAQPAVLDNFVTSGLQEDHLSLGTGAALKLQRLLGNLYQILGIEYLLAAQGLDFHEPKKLAAGTRRARDLLRESVPGWEDDRWLAPDIASAVAILKRTAGHAPA from the coding sequence ATGAAAATGATCCAGTGGGGCGATGCGCCGATACGCTGGCAGGAGGTGGCTTGCGTTGCGCGGGGCGAGGCGACCTTGAGCCTCAGCGACAGCGCCTGGTCGCGTATCGCGCAAGGGCGGGCGATTGTCCAGCATATCGTTAAAGCCGGCGAGGTAGCCTATGGGATCAACACCGGGCTGGGGGCGCTGTGCAATATTACGCTGCCGGAAGCGCAGCTACACCAGCTGTCGCGCAATACGTTGCTCAGCCACGCCTGCGGGGTGGGACCGTTGCTGGAGGTCGCCCCAACCCGGGCAATTATGTGCGCCGCGGTGGCCAATTTCAGCCACGGTAAATCCGGGATCTCCGCCGGGATAGTGCAGCAGCTGTTGGCGTTTTTGCAGCATGGCGTCACCCCTCAGGTGCCCTCCCAGGGGTCAGTTGGCTATTTAACGCATATGGCGCACATTGGCCTGGCCCTGATGGGGGTTGGCGATGTGCTCTGGCAGGGGCGAACGTGGTCAGCGGCAGAGGTCCTGTCGCAGCTAGATCTGCAGCCCATCGCGCCGGGAGCGAAAGAGGGGCTGAGCCTGGTCAACGGTACGCCGTGCATGACCGGTCTGGCCTGTCTGGCGTTAGACGACGCCGAGCGCTTAATGAACTGGGCCGATGTCACCGGCGCGATGAGCTTTGAAGCGCTGCGCGGCCAGCTTGTGGCATTCGATGCCGAGATCCTGGCGCTGAAAGCCAGCCCCGGGATCCAGACCAGCGGCCAGCGGCTGCGTGAGCTACTGGCGGACAGCCGTCTGCTGGCCGAAAGTGAAGGACTTCGCACCCAGGATGCGCTAAGCCTTCGCTCGATGCCTCAGGTGCATGGCGCCTGCCGCGATCAGTTTAGCCACGCGCAGACGCAGATAAATATCGAACTCAACGCCTGTACTGATAATCCGCTGATCCTGGGAACCGTTGAGCAGTGGCGGGTGGTCTCCCAGGCGCATCCGCACGGCGAATCGGTGGCGATGGCCTGCGATTTGCTGGCCATTGCCATGGCTGAGCTGGGCGCCATCGCTGAACGACGCCTTGACCGGCTGGTGAATCCTCTGGTGAGCGGGTTGCCGGCGTTCCTGGTCGCCCGACCGGGCGTGAATTCAGGCATGATGATTGCCCAGTACGTCGCCGCGTCGTTGTGCGCGGAAAACAAGCAGCTGGCGCAGCCGGCGGTGCTGGATAATTTTGTTACCTCGGGTCTGCAGGAGGATCATTTAAGCCTGGGCACCGGCGCAGCGCTGAAACTGCAGCGCCTGCTGGGCAACCTCTATCAGATCCTGGGCATCGAATATTTACTCGCCGCCCAGGGGCTCGATTTTCACGAGCCGAAGAAGCTGGCGGCGGGCACGCGCCGGGCGCGAGACCTGCTGCGCGAAAGCGTGCCTGGCTGGGAGGACGATCGCTGGCTGGCGCCGGACATCGCCAGCGCGGTGGCCATCCTTAAGCGAACCGCTGGCCACGCGCCGGCGTGA
- a CDS encoding ABC transporter ATP-binding protein: MLDSRPVTLSVSDIHKSFGSLDVLKGITIQAQQGDVISILGASGSGKSTLLRCINLLETPDAGVVSVGGETIEMKHHARGHRLAANPRQIERLRSRLGMVFQSFNLWSHMTVLQNVIEGPHYVLKRDKRTCIEQAEQLLERVGMLNRKDFYPAQLSGGQQQRVAIARALAMEPDVMLFDEPTSALDPELVGEVLKVMRSLAEEGRTMLVVTHELGFARHVSNRVVFMHQGTIDCDGAPEALFGSQGSARFKQFISSHQQPGQVV; the protein is encoded by the coding sequence ATGCTCGATTCACGTCCGGTGACCTTATCGGTCAGCGATATTCATAAGTCCTTTGGCTCCCTGGATGTCCTGAAGGGGATCACCATCCAGGCGCAGCAGGGCGATGTCATTTCGATCCTCGGGGCCAGCGGCTCCGGTAAAAGTACGCTGCTGCGCTGCATTAACCTGCTGGAAACGCCCGATGCCGGAGTGGTCAGCGTCGGCGGCGAGACGATTGAAATGAAGCATCATGCCCGCGGGCATCGGCTGGCGGCGAACCCCCGGCAGATAGAGCGCCTGCGCTCGCGGCTGGGGATGGTCTTCCAAAGTTTTAACCTCTGGTCGCATATGACGGTTCTGCAGAATGTCATCGAGGGGCCGCATTATGTGCTCAAACGGGACAAACGAACCTGCATTGAACAGGCTGAGCAGTTGCTGGAGCGAGTGGGGATGTTGAACCGAAAGGATTTCTATCCTGCGCAGCTCTCCGGCGGCCAGCAGCAGCGCGTGGCGATAGCCCGCGCGCTGGCCATGGAGCCGGACGTCATGCTCTTTGATGAACCGACCTCAGCGCTGGATCCCGAACTGGTCGGCGAGGTGCTAAAGGTGATGCGCAGCCTGGCGGAGGAGGGACGGACGATGCTGGTGGTCACCCACGAGCTGGGATTCGCCCGCCATGTTTCCAACCGGGTGGTCTTTATGCACCAGGGGACGATTGACTGCGACGGTGCGCCAGAGGCGCTGTTTGGCAGCCAGGGGTCCGCGCGCTTCAAGCAATTTATCTCCAGCCACCAACAGCCAGGACAGGTCGTATGA
- a CDS encoding ABC transporter permease, giving the protein MIIDFAFLGETLLKLGAALPVTLGLFICSFLLGGVLALGVLALRMSRWPLASGFAKGYILIFRGSPLLIQLFLIYYGLGQFGVIRHSFLWPLLREPFICAVLALALCTAAYTAEILRGGLLAIPPGQIEAGQACGMSRWLLLRRIIAPVMLRYALPAYSTEAILLVKSTALASLVTVWDVTGVAQQIIQRTYRTMEVFLCAAAIYLLLNFIIVQLYALLERRLTPHTRQNPATVSLKPITKGE; this is encoded by the coding sequence ATGATTATCGATTTTGCCTTTCTCGGTGAGACGTTGTTGAAGCTCGGCGCGGCGCTGCCGGTGACGCTGGGGCTCTTTATCTGCTCTTTTTTGCTCGGCGGCGTGTTGGCTCTTGGCGTTCTGGCGCTGCGAATGAGCCGCTGGCCGCTGGCAAGCGGTTTCGCCAAAGGCTATATCCTGATCTTTCGCGGTTCGCCATTGCTGATCCAGTTGTTTCTCATTTATTACGGGCTGGGTCAGTTTGGGGTGATCCGCCACAGTTTCCTGTGGCCGCTGCTGCGCGAACCCTTTATCTGCGCCGTTCTTGCGCTGGCGCTCTGTACGGCGGCCTATACCGCGGAAATTCTGCGCGGCGGGTTGCTGGCGATACCGCCGGGCCAGATTGAAGCCGGCCAGGCTTGCGGTATGTCGCGCTGGCTGCTGCTGCGGCGGATCATTGCCCCGGTGATGCTGCGCTATGCGCTGCCAGCCTACTCCACGGAGGCCATTTTATTGGTCAAGTCGACGGCGCTGGCAAGCCTGGTGACCGTCTGGGACGTCACGGGGGTGGCCCAACAGATTATTCAGCGTACCTACCGGACGATGGAGGTATTCCTCTGCGCGGCGGCCATCTACCTGCTGCTCAATTTCATCATTGTGCAGCTGTACGCCCTGCTTGAACGGCGTTTAACCCCGCATACCCGGCAAAATCCGGCGACCGTGTCGCTCAAGCCGATAACCAAAGGAGAGTAA